The following coding sequences lie in one Arachis stenosperma cultivar V10309 chromosome 5, arast.V10309.gnm1.PFL2, whole genome shotgun sequence genomic window:
- the LOC130982643 gene encoding putative glutamine amidotransferase GAT1_2.1 yields MSSDLSIILPRVLIVSRRTLRKNKFVDFVGEYHLDLIVSYGAVPVIVPRVSGVHMLLSSFEPIHGVLLCEGEDIDPSWYEEGDNNGTLSQDELDEIRRVHASDTAIDKEKDSIELSLAKLCLERNIPYMGICRGSQVLNVACGGTLYRDIGKELSKKCPESQRVMHINYDDYDGHRHVVKVVDNTPLHSWFKDSLDEAKMEISVNSYHHQGVKRLAQRFVPMAFAPDGLIEGFYDPDVYNPEEGKFIMGLQFHPERMRKSNSDEFDYPGCPFAYKEFVKAVIAYQKKMNNLTCVPKSPKLNKEMEVKRKIIVRSFSLARNLYTSGHGKRGSSKDSELEAGAEFLESNTALSVQQENRLKQMGATVRNAGSYVERLKLNEEREKMARNVMGKMPVEQLSDLLSFYHTMAQICSQVLETKIHDLVVNNN; encoded by the exons ATGTCTTCCGATCTCTCCATCATCCTCCCCCGCGTTCTAATCGTTTCTAGAAGAACCCTTCGCAAGAACAAGTTCGTTGATTTCGTCG gAGAATATCACCTTGATCTTATAGTAAGCTATGGTGCGGTACCTGTAATAGTTCCTAGAGTTTCCGGTGTCCACATGTTGCTAAGTAGCTTCGAGCCTATTCATGGCGTCCTTCTATGCGAAGGCGAAGACATAGATCCGTCATGGTACGAAGAAGGAGATAACAATGGCACTCTCTCGCAGGACGAATTAGACGAAATTAGAAGGGTCCATGCAAGTGACACAGCCATAGACAAAGAGAAAGATTCAATTGAGCTAAGTCTTGCAAAGCTTTGCTTAGAAAGGAACATTCCATACATGGGAATTTGTAGAGGCTCTCAAGTTCTTAATGTTGCATGTGGTGGCACTCTTTACCGTGACATAGGTAAAGAGCTTTCGAAGAAGTGCCCTGAGAGCCAGAGAGTTATGCATATAAACTATGATGATTATGATGGCCATAGGCATGTTGTTAAGGTTGTTGACAACACTCCTttgcattcttggtttaagGATTCCTTGGACGAAGCCAAAATGGAGATTTCTGTAAATAGTTATCACCATCAGGGGGTTAAACGACTGGCGCAACGTTTCGTGCCAATGGCTTTCGCCCCTGATGGTTTGATCGAGGGGTTTTACGACCCTGATGTTTATAATCCCGAAGAGGGTAAGTTTATTATGGGGTTACAATTTCATCCGGAGAGAATGAGGAAGTCGAATTCGGACGAATTTGATTACCCCGGATGCCCATTTGCTTATAAG GAATTTGTGAAGGCAGTGATTGCTTATCAAAAGAAGATGAATAATTTAACATGTGTGCCAAAGTCTCCAAAGCTTAACAAGGAAATGGAGGTTAAAAGGAAGATCATAGTGCGGAGTTTTTCACTTGCAAGGAATTTATACACTTCTGGCCATGGGAAAAGGGGTTCTTCCAAAGACTCTGAACTTGAAGCTGGAGCAGAATTTCTTGAG TCAAACACAGCATTGAGTGTGCAACAAGAGAATAGGTTAAAGCAAATGGGTGCAACAGTTAGAAATGCAGGATCATATGTTGAGAGGCTGAAGctaaatgaagaaagagaaaaaatggcaagaaatgtaatGGGAAAAATGCCAGTGGAACAGTTGTCTGATCTCTTGTCTTTCTACCACACAATGGCTCAGATTTGTTCTCAAGTCTTGGAAACAAAGATTCATGACCTTGTTGTCAATAATAATTAG